One Phocaeicola dorei genomic region harbors:
- a CDS encoding glycoside hydrolase family 16 protein, with protein MKNVILLLLSVCGMLACTHTPKWELVWEDNFDGAEPDTTIWSRIPRGRPDWQNTQSFDNRCYEMRDGCLILKGIVNDNMDVDTAKYLTGGLWTKDKHAFHRGRIEVRARLHGARGAWPAIWTLPYEIDKYVWPMGGEVDIMERLNYDSIVYQTVHSHYTYTLGIENNPKHGGTTSINPEDFNVYGVDFWPDSLVFHVNGKRHFVYPRIETEQEGQFPFDIPQYLLIDMQLGGTWVGPVDSTDLPVEMEVDWVRHYQWK; from the coding sequence ATGAAAAATGTTATACTTTTATTATTGTCGGTATGTGGTATGCTTGCTTGTACTCATACACCGAAATGGGAATTAGTGTGGGAAGATAATTTTGATGGTGCGGAACCTGATACCACAATATGGAGCCGCATACCTCGCGGAAGACCTGATTGGCAAAATACTCAGTCATTTGATAATCGTTGTTATGAAATGCGTGATGGTTGTTTAATATTAAAGGGAATTGTGAATGATAATATGGATGTAGATACGGCGAAGTATCTGACTGGGGGATTGTGGACAAAAGACAAGCATGCTTTTCATCGGGGACGCATCGAAGTAAGAGCTAGATTGCATGGGGCGAGAGGAGCATGGCCGGCTATATGGACTTTGCCTTATGAAATTGATAAATATGTTTGGCCTATGGGAGGAGAGGTAGATATTATGGAACGTTTGAATTATGATTCTATTGTTTATCAAACCGTGCATTCGCACTATACTTATACATTGGGGATAGAGAATAATCCGAAACATGGAGGCACTACATCCATTAATCCTGAGGACTTTAATGTATATGGGGTAGATTTTTGGCCGGACAGTTTGGTGTTTCATGTGAATGGAAAACGACATTTTGTTTATCCTCGTATCGAAACGGAACAAGAAGGTCAATTTCCTTTTGATATTCCCCAATATTTGTTGATTGATATGCAATTAGGAGGTACTTGGGTAGGACCAGTGGACTCTACGGATTTACCAGTGGAGATGGAAGTGGACTGGGTACGTCATTATCAATGGAAATAA
- the recA gene encoding recombinase RecA, whose amino-acid sequence MAKKDNEEIPFSAAPGAGNSEKLKALQAAMDKIEKTFGKGSIMKMGDDNVQEVEVIPTGSIALNAALGVGGYPKGRIIEIYGPESSGKTTLAIHAIAEAQKAGGIAAFIDAEHAFDRFYAAKLGVDVDNLWISQPDNGEQALEIAEQLIRSSAIDIIVIDSVAALTPKAEIEGDMGDNKVGLQARLMSQALRKLTSAISKTNTTCIFINQLREKIGVMFGNPETTTGGNALKFYASVRLDIRRSTQLKDGEEVIGNQTKVKVVKNKVAPPFRKAEFDIMFGEGISRAGEIIDLGADLGIIKKSGSWYSYNETKLGQGRDASKQVIQDNPELAEELEGLIFAALKEQE is encoded by the coding sequence ATGGCAAAAAAAGATAACGAAGAAATTCCATTCTCAGCAGCTCCAGGTGCCGGAAATAGTGAAAAACTGAAAGCACTGCAAGCTGCAATGGATAAGATAGAGAAAACTTTTGGTAAAGGCTCTATCATGAAAATGGGTGATGACAACGTACAGGAAGTGGAAGTGATTCCTACCGGGTCTATCGCCTTGAACGCCGCATTAGGGGTAGGCGGCTATCCCAAAGGTAGAATCATAGAAATTTATGGTCCCGAATCATCCGGTAAGACTACATTGGCTATCCATGCCATTGCTGAAGCTCAGAAGGCAGGCGGCATTGCAGCTTTCATTGATGCCGAACATGCTTTCGACCGTTTCTATGCGGCCAAACTGGGAGTGGATGTAGATAACTTATGGATATCACAACCCGATAACGGTGAGCAGGCACTTGAAATTGCTGAGCAGCTAATACGATCATCCGCTATTGATATCATTGTTATCGACTCTGTCGCGGCATTGACTCCAAAAGCTGAGATTGAAGGAGATATGGGTGATAACAAAGTAGGTTTACAAGCGCGTTTGATGTCTCAGGCTTTGCGTAAGCTTACGTCAGCCATCAGCAAAACCAATACAACTTGTATTTTTATCAACCAGTTGCGTGAAAAAATCGGTGTCATGTTTGGTAATCCAGAAACAACTACCGGTGGTAATGCTCTGAAATTCTATGCTTCCGTACGTTTGGATATCCGTCGCTCCACTCAACTGAAAGATGGTGAAGAAGTAATCGGCAACCAGACTAAAGTAAAAGTAGTGAAAAACAAAGTGGCACCTCCTTTCCGTAAAGCCGAATTCGATATCATGTTTGGTGAAGGTATCTCAAGAGCTGGTGAAATCATTGATTTGGGTGCTGATTTAGGCATCATCAAGAAAAGCGGTTCATGGTACAGCTACAACGAAACCAAACTGGGACAAGGACGTGACGCTTCCAAACAAGTGATTCAGGATAACCCCGAACTGGCGGAAGAACTGGAAGGTTTGATTTTCGCAGCACTGAAAGAGCAAGAATAA
- a CDS encoding SusC/RagA family TonB-linked outer membrane protein: MKRQRQKLFRVVLAGVLMIFSFMVYAQERIVTGKVYDSSGESIIGASVMVQGTMQGVVTDIDGAFQLKVQPSQSLVISFLGYQDVILPVGSKNNFKIILEEDSKKLDEVVVVGYATQKKVNLTGSVASVSAKDIQDIPVANTTTLLQGRLPGLVLTQNGAQAGNDNPEIRIRGIGTFGNNNPMVLIDGVEGSISQIAEIPSADIESISVLKDAASAAIYGVRAANGVILITTKRGQASSKVKVSYSGSYTLQTPGIVPDYVDGYNWALMKNEVSTGTFSPEALQKLQDGSDPDHYANTNWLDAVLRNASMHQHHLSVSGGNENTRFMTSVAYSNQDGIMMKTGVERFSFRSNIDTRYKRFTFGLNLSGNKNNVTTPAVAPSGEGGIMRYVSWFTRPTVPVMYSNGHYGYVDGSSLSAELMKNPVESMSLGHRSNEYWRFNGKVFAGIDLWDGLKFQTSFAYAFDLNATKSYSPKSPARYDAEGNIRKAAGETNKEEDYWYRNATWTSENLLTYNKQFDKHNVNVLLGHSVIGSRFYKTTASIQGFPTENIYELDGGTINPGAKGNSEEYKLQSFFGRVNYGYDDRYLFEFNIRHDGSSRMPKANRYATFPSVSGGWVFSNEELMKDYKNFSLGKLRLSWGKLGNQEIGNYAYAATLGASGNYFFDQGGDKQAGMVQTSVPNEDIKWETTRSINVALDLGFFNNRIQTTFEWFDKKTSDILMQLAMPGIFLGSLNAPYQNVGAVRNRGWEWNVNYSDSKGDWVWNVGFNLSHVKNEILEMGGLEETISGQTINRIGNPIGAYFGYKAIGMYRTEADLQRTNSKGEVIKQNGVAPKLGDIMYADLNDDGNITADDRDIIGNPFPKYSYSFNLGASWKNFDLSTFWQGVGGIYRYSWETSTDIRGNLTERWLDRYSAGNVNASMPALGNTMNDSYSSFWLENSSYLRLKNLEFGYTFRQPGLVKMGVSSVRVYFAGSNLLTFTSLKNWDPEKTSGDARNDVHPNMRTYSFGLNIQF; this comes from the coding sequence ATGAAAAGACAAAGGCAAAAATTATTTCGCGTGGTTTTGGCAGGCGTCCTGATGATATTTTCATTTATGGTATACGCACAGGAACGTATAGTGACAGGTAAGGTGTATGATTCATCCGGTGAGTCTATTATAGGAGCTAGTGTAATGGTACAGGGTACTATGCAGGGAGTGGTGACTGATATAGACGGTGCTTTTCAGTTGAAGGTGCAACCTTCCCAGTCTTTAGTGATTAGCTTTTTGGGATATCAGGATGTGATCCTGCCGGTAGGAAGTAAAAATAATTTTAAAATTATTTTGGAAGAAGACTCTAAAAAGCTGGACGAAGTGGTGGTGGTAGGATACGCTACTCAGAAGAAAGTGAATTTGACAGGATCTGTTGCTTCCGTATCAGCAAAAGATATTCAAGATATTCCGGTGGCTAATACAACTACTTTGCTACAGGGACGTTTGCCAGGTTTAGTACTAACTCAGAACGGTGCACAAGCTGGTAATGATAATCCAGAAATCAGGATTCGTGGTATTGGTACCTTTGGGAATAATAATCCGATGGTGTTGATTGACGGGGTGGAAGGTAGTATTTCACAAATTGCAGAAATCCCTTCTGCCGATATTGAGAGCATTTCTGTATTGAAGGATGCGGCATCGGCAGCTATTTATGGTGTGCGTGCTGCTAATGGCGTTATTTTGATCACTACTAAGCGGGGACAGGCATCAAGCAAAGTGAAGGTTTCGTATTCAGGTAGTTATACTTTGCAGACACCAGGTATTGTTCCCGATTATGTGGATGGTTATAATTGGGCTTTGATGAAAAACGAAGTGAGCACTGGAACTTTTTCACCGGAAGCTTTGCAAAAGTTGCAAGACGGATCAGATCCGGATCATTATGCAAATACCAATTGGCTGGATGCTGTATTGCGTAATGCTAGTATGCACCAGCATCATCTGTCTGTATCAGGAGGTAATGAGAATACCCGTTTTATGACTTCGGTGGCCTATTCCAATCAAGATGGTATCATGATGAAGACAGGAGTAGAACGCTTTTCTTTTCGTTCGAATATTGATACTCGTTACAAACGTTTTACTTTTGGATTGAACTTATCCGGTAATAAGAATAATGTGACTACTCCTGCTGTCGCACCTTCCGGCGAAGGTGGAATCATGCGTTATGTATCCTGGTTTACTCGTCCTACTGTGCCGGTGATGTATTCTAACGGACACTACGGCTATGTAGATGGTTCGTCATTGAGTGCCGAACTGATGAAGAACCCTGTAGAGTCAATGTCTTTAGGGCACCGCAGCAATGAGTATTGGCGTTTTAACGGTAAGGTTTTTGCAGGTATTGATTTATGGGACGGATTGAAGTTCCAGACCAGTTTTGCTTATGCTTTTGATTTAAATGCAACGAAATCTTATTCTCCCAAATCTCCTGCCCGTTATGATGCAGAAGGAAATATTAGAAAAGCGGCAGGGGAAACGAATAAGGAGGAGGATTATTGGTATCGCAATGCAACATGGACGAGTGAGAACCTGTTGACTTATAACAAACAATTTGATAAACATAATGTTAATGTGTTGTTAGGGCACTCTGTTATTGGCTCGCGCTTTTATAAAACGACTGCTTCCATACAGGGCTTTCCTACAGAAAATATTTATGAACTTGATGGAGGAACAATTAATCCGGGTGCAAAAGGCAATTCGGAAGAATATAAACTCCAGTCATTTTTTGGTCGTGTGAATTACGGTTATGATGACCGTTATTTGTTTGAGTTCAATATTCGCCACGATGGTTCATCACGTATGCCTAAAGCCAATCGTTACGCTACATTTCCTTCCGTATCAGGAGGATGGGTGTTTTCGAATGAAGAATTAATGAAAGACTATAAAAACTTCTCCCTTGGAAAGTTGCGTTTATCATGGGGTAAGTTGGGTAACCAGGAAATCGGTAATTATGCTTATGCGGCTACTTTGGGCGCAAGCGGAAATTATTTCTTTGACCAAGGTGGGGACAAACAGGCTGGTATGGTACAGACTTCTGTTCCAAATGAAGACATCAAATGGGAAACGACCCGCTCCATCAATGTGGCCCTTGATCTTGGATTCTTTAATAATAGGATACAGACTACTTTTGAATGGTTTGATAAGAAAACTTCTGATATCTTGATGCAATTAGCTATGCCAGGCATATTCTTAGGTTCTCTTAATGCTCCTTATCAGAATGTGGGTGCTGTCCGCAATCGTGGTTGGGAATGGAATGTGAATTACTCGGATAGTAAAGGCGATTGGGTTTGGAATGTAGGTTTCAACTTGTCACACGTGAAGAACGAAATTCTGGAAATGGGCGGTTTGGAAGAAACAATAAGTGGGCAAACAATCAATCGTATTGGCAATCCTATTGGCGCTTATTTTGGATATAAAGCGATTGGTATGTACCGTACAGAAGCTGATTTACAGCGTACTAATTCAAAAGGGGAAGTCATTAAACAAAATGGTGTGGCTCCTAAATTGGGCGATATTATGTATGCTGATTTGAATGATGATGGTAATATTACTGCTGATGATCGTGATATTATTGGCAATCCTTTTCCTAAATATTCTTATAGCTTCAATTTAGGAGCTTCTTGGAAGAATTTTGACTTGTCTACTTTTTGGCAAGGAGTGGGAGGTATTTACCGTTACAGTTGGGAAACTTCTACCGATATTCGCGGTAACTTAACCGAACGTTGGTTGGATCGTTATTCTGCCGGCAACGTAAATGCTTCTATGCCGGCATTGGGTAATACTATGAATGATTCTTATTCTTCATTCTGGTTAGAAAATTCCAGTTACTTACGTTTGAAGAACTTGGAATTCGGCTATACATTCCGTCAGCCTGGACTTGTTAAGATGGGTGTTTCCAGTGTCCGTGTTTATTTTGCCGGAAGCAACCTTTTAACATTTACGTCTTTGAAAAACTGGGATCCGGAAAAAACATCGGGTGATGCTAGAAATGACGTACATCCCAATATGCGCACTTATTCATTTGGGCTAAATATTCAATTCTAA
- a CDS encoding two-component regulator propeller domain-containing protein: MYRTLIIILFLWADTKLFSSEHSVNYSFTQLSIEQGLSQATVQSILLDHKGTLWIGTQNGLNSYTQEGIKTYLHHSDDPHSLPSNYINHLTEDSLGNLWIATPKGLALYDAEQDRFNTTISQAIYSSIKVKGGIWFGSENTIYCYDYHSKKTKIIHIKKQEKKKNINMVDYRIQKMVYLDKNKILVGTRRKGIYSYNCQTQQFSLFIPSSPNLLTSLYITLDQHIYTSFYGSGLYCYDQTGKIQEHYTQTNSGLNNNYILDITEHNGKLWLATDGSGINQFAPHTQQFSQLQHIVGDYSSLPVNSITLLYKDQEKNLWAGSVRGGIFCIKETYIKTYKDAVLNNPNGLSEKSIISLYEEKNGKVWIGTDGGGINLYDPSTDKFTHFPSTYGDKVISIAEISESELMVSLYTKGIFLFNKKTQQYRPFTIIDKETNYKECFYGYLPLANQVANNKIYIISRNAYAYNTHNHTFSKMQTDRHYDFSNNALCLSYSNDKFSLLKYAHQAFWVDQQNDSIRLLFELEKNETITSMSYDNNDIIWTGTDKGLGFFDLKSRKYHRIHTKLFNNISFLIADRKGRLWICAQNQLYSYIIKENKFTIWNSSDGFPSNEILFAYQKQSNKNYIYLGGSEGLVKINTNIPETETQIPEIYLSDILLNGSPYLKKIKENTINIPWNYNSLSIHLRIKNRDIFQKYLLRYIIESRSKQLIETYDPTLNLSSLSAGNYTIRVSCNTKDGNHTTPQKLINIIVTPPWYKTSWFIGIAAILFIITTAGIGYIYFRRKEKYMKGNMNHFLQAILNDILKNKEEKIPVEENIPATELSSNRLVKEKNEKRIETEQSQKKNSKEDEEFIAKLNILINENMAGEELSIKFLTDKMAMSRASLYNKVKLLTGLGVNDYINKLRIEKSVYLLTNTNMNINEISYEVGFSYPRYFSTSFKQVKGMTPTRFKEENKRN, translated from the coding sequence ATGTATCGGACCTTAATTATCATTTTATTCTTATGGGCAGACACAAAATTGTTCTCTTCCGAACACAGTGTCAATTATTCGTTCACCCAGCTCTCTATAGAGCAAGGACTTTCCCAAGCTACTGTCCAATCCATCCTGCTAGACCATAAAGGTACTTTATGGATAGGTACCCAAAATGGATTGAACAGTTATACTCAAGAGGGAATCAAAACCTATCTGCACCATTCAGACGATCCCCACTCTCTACCTAGTAATTATATCAATCATCTGACAGAAGACTCATTAGGAAATCTTTGGATAGCAACTCCCAAAGGGTTAGCCCTTTATGATGCCGAACAGGACCGATTTAATACTACCATTTCCCAAGCGATCTATTCTTCTATCAAAGTAAAAGGTGGAATATGGTTTGGCAGCGAGAATACCATATATTGCTACGACTATCATAGTAAAAAAACAAAGATCATTCACATTAAAAAACAAGAAAAGAAAAAAAATATCAACATGGTAGATTATAGAATCCAAAAAATGGTTTATCTCGATAAAAACAAAATTTTAGTAGGTACCCGAAGAAAAGGAATCTACTCGTACAACTGTCAAACTCAACAATTTAGTCTTTTTATTCCAAGCAGTCCTAACCTGCTGACATCGTTATACATAACTCTTGACCAGCATATTTACACATCCTTTTATGGATCTGGACTATATTGCTATGACCAAACAGGAAAAATCCAAGAACACTATACTCAAACAAATTCCGGATTAAACAACAATTATATTTTAGACATAACAGAACACAATGGCAAACTATGGTTGGCTACAGACGGAAGTGGCATCAACCAATTTGCTCCCCATACTCAACAATTCTCACAACTTCAACATATAGTAGGAGACTATTCTTCCCTACCAGTAAACTCCATCACCTTGCTCTATAAAGACCAAGAAAAAAACTTATGGGCAGGAAGCGTACGCGGAGGCATATTCTGTATTAAAGAAACGTACATTAAGACATATAAAGATGCCGTTTTAAACAATCCCAACGGACTCAGTGAAAAATCAATCATCAGCCTTTACGAAGAAAAGAATGGAAAAGTTTGGATTGGAACTGATGGAGGAGGTATCAACCTATACGACCCTTCTACTGACAAATTTACCCATTTCCCCTCAACCTACGGAGATAAAGTTATTTCCATTGCTGAAATATCTGAATCTGAATTAATGGTTTCTTTGTATACCAAAGGCATTTTCCTGTTCAATAAAAAGACGCAGCAATATCGTCCTTTCACCATTATAGATAAAGAGACCAACTATAAAGAATGTTTTTATGGTTACCTTCCTTTGGCCAATCAAGTGGCAAACAACAAAATATATATAATCAGTCGTAATGCATATGCATATAATACACATAACCACACATTCTCAAAGATGCAAACAGATCGTCACTACGACTTCTCTAATAATGCACTTTGTCTATCATACTCCAACGATAAATTCTCTCTTTTAAAATACGCTCACCAAGCTTTTTGGGTAGATCAACAAAATGACAGTATCCGATTACTATTCGAGTTGGAAAAAAATGAAACCATCACTTCCATGTCTTATGACAACAACGATATAATATGGACCGGAACCGACAAAGGACTTGGATTCTTCGACTTGAAAAGTCGAAAATACCATCGCATACACACCAAACTATTTAATAACATATCCTTCCTCATTGCCGATAGAAAAGGACGTCTATGGATCTGTGCTCAAAATCAACTATATTCTTATATTATCAAAGAAAATAAATTTACTATCTGGAATAGTTCTGATGGTTTCCCATCTAACGAAATTTTATTCGCATACCAAAAACAATCTAATAAGAATTACATCTATCTAGGTGGATCCGAAGGATTGGTAAAAATCAACACAAACATTCCCGAAACTGAAACTCAGATACCAGAAATATACCTGTCCGACATTCTCCTTAACGGTAGTCCTTATTTAAAAAAAATCAAAGAGAATACAATAAACATACCTTGGAACTACAATTCTCTTTCCATCCACCTTCGAATAAAGAACAGAGACATATTCCAAAAATACCTGCTCCGATACATAATTGAAAGTAGAAGCAAACAATTGATTGAAACTTACGATCCAACTTTAAATTTATCCTCTCTATCCGCAGGCAACTACACAATACGGGTTTCTTGCAATACTAAAGACGGGAATCATACCACACCCCAAAAATTGATAAACATAATCGTTACTCCTCCTTGGTATAAGACCAGCTGGTTCATCGGCATAGCCGCCATCTTGTTTATTATTACCACAGCCGGTATAGGCTACATTTATTTCCGACGGAAAGAGAAATATATGAAAGGCAATATGAACCACTTCCTACAAGCTATATTGAACGACATCTTAAAAAACAAAGAAGAAAAAATACCAGTCGAAGAAAACATTCCTGCAACGGAATTATCATCTAATAGGCTAGTAAAAGAAAAAAACGAAAAAAGGATAGAAACAGAACAGTCTCAAAAGAAAAACAGTAAAGAAGATGAGGAATTCATCGCCAAACTCAATATACTTATTAATGAAAATATGGCTGGAGAGGAACTTTCCATTAAGTTTCTCACAGATAAAATGGCTATGAGCAGAGCATCCTTATATAATAAGGTAAAACTTCTAACCGGGTTGGGCGTTAATGACTATATCAATAAACTACGCATAGAAAAATCTGTTTACTTGCTTACAAATACCAACATGAATATCAACGAAATATCTTACGAGGTAGGCTTTTCCTATCCGAGGTATTTCAGTACCTCCTTTAAACAAGTAAAAGGAATGACACCTACCCGATTTAAAGAAGAAAATAAAAGAAACTAA
- a CDS encoding DUF4923 family protein translates to MKKKNVFKWWGVVLFLCMCSVHAEAQDLKSILTGVAKAAIGNKATTAHSIVGTWSYQAPECQFESDQLLAKAGGEVAAKEVEEKLQTIYDKIGLTSIKYIFKEDGTYSYILKRRTVSGTYVFDEEAKTIIMKSKLGIQTVAYVTVTGNSMSLVFNADKLMSILKVITGAASKVNSTAATLNSVAEAYDGLMLGFELKK, encoded by the coding sequence ATGAAGAAAAAGAATGTTTTTAAATGGTGGGGAGTTGTTTTGTTCTTATGTATGTGTTCTGTTCATGCTGAGGCGCAGGATTTGAAATCTATATTGACAGGAGTGGCAAAGGCGGCAATTGGTAACAAGGCTACTACGGCTCATTCTATTGTGGGGACTTGGTCTTATCAGGCTCCTGAATGTCAGTTCGAGAGTGATCAGTTACTGGCAAAGGCTGGTGGAGAGGTAGCGGCCAAAGAAGTGGAAGAAAAATTACAGACTATATATGATAAGATTGGTTTGACTAGTATTAAGTATATTTTCAAGGAGGATGGTACTTATTCATATATATTGAAAAGACGTACGGTAAGCGGCACTTATGTTTTTGATGAGGAAGCTAAGACGATTATTATGAAAAGTAAGTTGGGCATACAGACGGTAGCTTATGTGACAGTGACAGGCAATAGTATGAGTCTTGTGTTTAATGCCGATAAGTTGATGTCTATTCTAAAGGTGATTACTGGAGCGGCTTCCAAAGTAAATTCTACAGCTGCCACTCTTAACAGTGTAGCTGAAGCTTATGACGGGCTGATGTTAGGATTTGAATTGAAAAAGTAG
- a CDS encoding RagB/SusD family nutrient uptake outer membrane protein, producing MVKSTKNICRVLFFSGVLLVTSACSDSFLQTDSPNQPSQTTYWQTESDALMALTACYDAMQSQNLYDDNIDGWKFGFLGRETSTDNGDHTWGDWMLGSSISKCASSTTDECFSMYWNANYEVIKRCNMLVENVERIPMEAEKIDAYKAEAIALRALMYCNLTSVFRDVPYLTKPLTLAEAQAPKAERSQIISSLLEDLKTWIPKIPVIGKAQKGRMSQEAGYAIMGRIALFNQRWDEAITAYKNVVGKVQLFKSGDGTDYAANYADLFKEQNETAAEVLLSVHFKGPGLGEGSCFGVCWSAPMNAIEGSMNLCDDFYCIDGLPIDKSPLFKGSLVQGAHTKANPDMGRYENRDPRMKGTLMLPGMEWNGKLFTNNLPASSTCCIRKWYTPEDTVNEYDGSLDFYVIRYAEVLLSLAEAMIEKGGYPQAEITGYINEVRARVGMPAVEVVEGTNLNKEELRAIVRHERRVELAFEDLRFADLYRWGEFENAQKRMQKDQSFYGFGVVSRGNLRGAQDLVWPIPQGEIDTNPMLEQHSEWK from the coding sequence ATGGTAAAAAGTACAAAAAATATATGCAGAGTTTTATTTTTTTCTGGAGTGTTATTGGTTACCAGTGCATGTTCAGATAGTTTTTTGCAGACGGATTCTCCGAATCAGCCTTCTCAAACCACTTATTGGCAGACCGAATCGGATGCATTGATGGCTTTGACAGCTTGCTATGATGCCATGCAGAGCCAGAATTTATATGATGACAATATTGATGGCTGGAAGTTTGGATTTCTAGGACGTGAAACCAGTACGGATAATGGAGACCACACATGGGGTGATTGGATGCTGGGAAGTTCTATCTCGAAATGTGCTTCTTCCACTACCGATGAATGCTTTTCTATGTACTGGAATGCTAATTATGAAGTGATTAAGCGTTGTAATATGTTGGTAGAGAATGTGGAACGTATTCCGATGGAGGCTGAAAAGATAGATGCATACAAGGCGGAAGCAATAGCATTACGAGCTTTGATGTATTGCAATCTGACCTCCGTATTCCGTGATGTCCCTTATCTGACGAAACCTTTAACTTTGGCTGAAGCACAGGCTCCCAAGGCGGAACGTAGCCAGATTATTTCGTCCTTGCTGGAAGATTTGAAGACTTGGATTCCTAAAATACCAGTTATAGGGAAAGCGCAAAAAGGACGTATGTCCCAAGAAGCAGGTTATGCCATTATGGGACGAATTGCTCTTTTTAATCAACGTTGGGACGAGGCAATAACGGCTTATAAAAATGTAGTAGGAAAAGTGCAGCTTTTTAAGTCGGGTGACGGAACTGATTATGCTGCCAATTATGCTGATTTGTTTAAAGAGCAAAATGAAACGGCAGCAGAAGTATTGTTGAGTGTCCATTTTAAAGGTCCGGGATTAGGTGAAGGAAGTTGCTTTGGGGTTTGTTGGTCTGCTCCAATGAATGCTATTGAAGGTTCTATGAACTTGTGTGATGATTTTTATTGTATAGATGGGTTGCCCATCGATAAGTCACCTTTATTTAAAGGAAGTCTTGTTCAAGGAGCCCATACGAAGGCTAATCCGGATATGGGACGTTATGAGAATCGTGATCCTCGTATGAAAGGTACATTGATGTTACCTGGTATGGAATGGAACGGAAAACTGTTTACTAATAATTTGCCGGCAAGTTCTACCTGTTGTATTCGTAAATGGTACACTCCAGAAGATACAGTTAATGAATATGACGGTAGTCTTGACTTCTATGTTATCCGTTATGCAGAGGTACTTTTGTCACTTGCTGAAGCTATGATTGAGAAAGGTGGTTATCCACAAGCCGAAATAACAGGATATATTAATGAAGTTCGTGCTCGTGTTGGTATGCCAGCGGTAGAAGTAGTGGAAGGAACTAATTTGAATAAAGAAGAATTGCGCGCCATTGTACGTCACGAACGCCGTGTGGAATTGGCTTTTGAAGATTTGCGTTTTGCAGATCTTTACCGTTGGGGAGAATTTGAAAATGCTCAAAAGCGTATGCAGAAAGACCAGTCATTCTATGGCTTTGGAGTAGTTTCGCGGGGTAATCTTCGTGGTGCGCAAGATTTGGTTTGGCCTATTCCGCAAGGTGAGATTGATACGAATCCGATGTTGGAGCAACATAGTGAATGGAAATAA